The Micromonospora sediminicola genome contains a region encoding:
- a CDS encoding RNA polymerase sigma factor, with translation MTDHTVEDLLRELAPQVLGVLARRFGDFATAEDAVQEALLAATRQWPAEGVPEHPRGWLTQVAYRRMIELVRAETARRDREERAARRSGDDRRTAPAADEPLTGERDDTLVLLFLCCHPTLSTPSAIALTLRAVGGLSTAEIARAFLVPEATMAQRISRAKQRIHDSGLPFRMPEPADRQARLAAVLHVLYLIFTEGHTASLGDDLRRVDLSEEAVRLTREMRRLLPDDSEVAGLLALMLLTDARAAARTGPSGELIPLAEQDRSRWDAAAIAEGTALVTAAMARGPVGPYQIQAAVAALHDEAPSAADTDWPQILALYGVLERLTGSPVVALNRAVATAMVHGPAAGLDALAGLAGDSRLAGSHRLDAARAHLHEMAGDRDAAVTHYRAAAARTTSRPEQEYLQLRAAHLATPPPRP, from the coding sequence CTGACCGACCACACCGTCGAGGACCTGCTGCGCGAGCTGGCGCCGCAGGTCCTCGGCGTGCTCGCCCGCCGCTTCGGTGACTTCGCCACCGCCGAGGACGCGGTGCAGGAGGCGTTGCTGGCGGCGACCCGGCAGTGGCCCGCCGAGGGGGTGCCGGAGCATCCGCGCGGCTGGCTCACGCAGGTCGCGTACCGGCGGATGATCGAGCTGGTGCGGGCCGAGACGGCCCGGCGCGACCGGGAGGAACGCGCGGCCCGGCGCTCCGGCGACGACCGGCGGACCGCGCCGGCCGCCGACGAGCCGCTGACCGGCGAGCGGGACGACACGCTGGTGCTGCTGTTCCTCTGCTGCCACCCGACGCTGAGCACCCCGTCGGCGATCGCGTTGACCCTGCGCGCGGTGGGCGGCCTGAGCACCGCCGAGATCGCTCGTGCGTTCCTCGTCCCCGAGGCCACCATGGCGCAGCGGATCAGCCGGGCCAAGCAGCGCATCCACGACTCCGGGCTGCCCTTCCGGATGCCCGAGCCGGCGGACCGGCAGGCACGCCTGGCCGCCGTGCTGCACGTGCTCTACCTGATCTTCACCGAGGGGCACACCGCCAGCCTCGGCGACGACCTGCGCCGGGTCGACCTCTCCGAGGAGGCGGTCCGACTGACCCGGGAGATGCGCCGGCTGCTGCCCGACGACAGCGAGGTGGCCGGGCTGCTCGCCCTGATGCTGCTCACCGACGCGCGCGCCGCCGCCCGGACCGGCCCGTCGGGCGAGTTGATCCCGCTGGCCGAGCAGGACCGCTCCCGCTGGGACGCCGCCGCGATCGCCGAGGGGACGGCGCTGGTCACCGCCGCGATGGCCCGGGGGCCGGTCGGGCCGTACCAGATCCAGGCCGCGGTCGCCGCGCTGCACGACGAGGCGCCGAGCGCGGCGGACACCGACTGGCCGCAGATCCTCGCGCTGTACGGCGTGCTGGAGCGCCTCACCGGAAGCCCGGTGGTGGCGCTCAACCGGGCCGTCGCCACCGCCATGGTGCACGGCCCGGCCGCCGGCCTGGACGCGCTCGCCGGCCTGGCCGGTGACTCCCGGCTGGCCGGCTCGCACCGGCTCGACGCGGCCCGCGCGCATCTCCACGAGATGGCCGGCGATCGCGACGCCGCGGTGACCCACTACCGGGCCGCCGCCGCGCGCACCACCAGCCGCCCCGAGCAGGAGTATCTCCAGCTCCGCGCCGCCCACCTGGCCACACCACCCCCTCGGCCCTGA